A part of Desulfotomaculum nigrificans DSM 574 genomic DNA contains:
- the dprA gene encoding DNA-processing protein DprA, producing MDKRQLWIYWQILFPGAGPRIWQLIKYFGSVEQAWQAGESDLGAIPWLGPKGAQKLVRRRESIQFDRVINYLNDIGCSVITIEDDDYPTLLKDIYDPPPALFVRGKLPNHERTAVAVVGSRKPSPYGLAAAEDIATELARSDIVIISGMARGIDTAAHRGALKGKGTTVAVLGCGPDVVYPKENARLMDKIIEQGAVISEFPPGMAPLAWHFPARNRIISGLSQAVLVVEAAEKSGALITADFALEQGRDVLAIPGNITSPNSVGTNKLIRQGARLVTKAEDILEELGLGTLYLNQISSSPDFNFTAGERDLWEVLSYQPMSLEQLVEASKLSPQDTAAAITMLEIKGLVRLLPGKVYVKAKL from the coding sequence TTGGATAAGCGTCAACTTTGGATTTACTGGCAAATACTTTTCCCTGGGGCTGGCCCCCGTATTTGGCAGTTAATAAAATATTTCGGCTCAGTGGAACAGGCCTGGCAAGCTGGTGAGTCTGATTTGGGGGCTATACCCTGGTTGGGTCCCAAGGGTGCCCAAAAGTTGGTCAGACGCCGGGAATCCATTCAGTTTGACAGGGTCATTAACTATCTTAATGACATAGGTTGTAGTGTAATTACTATAGAAGATGATGATTACCCTACTTTATTAAAAGATATATATGACCCGCCACCAGCCCTGTTTGTTAGAGGGAAATTACCAAATCACGAAAGGACTGCCGTTGCGGTAGTGGGTTCAAGGAAGCCAAGCCCTTATGGTCTGGCTGCGGCCGAGGATATAGCAACTGAATTAGCCCGGTCCGATATTGTTATTATCAGTGGTATGGCCAGAGGAATAGATACTGCGGCCCACCGAGGCGCATTAAAGGGTAAGGGTACTACTGTGGCTGTGTTGGGTTGTGGACCGGATGTTGTATATCCCAAAGAAAATGCCAGATTAATGGATAAAATTATTGAGCAGGGTGCCGTTATTTCAGAATTTCCACCTGGTATGGCGCCACTGGCCTGGCATTTTCCTGCTCGCAATCGAATCATTAGTGGCCTTAGTCAGGCTGTTTTAGTGGTTGAGGCTGCTGAGAAAAGCGGGGCATTAATAACAGCTGATTTTGCCCTGGAACAGGGTCGGGATGTTTTAGCCATTCCGGGGAATATTACAAGTCCTAACAGTGTCGGCACCAATAAGCTTATTAGGCAAGGTGCTCGTTTGGTAACTAAAGCGGAAGATATTCTAGAAGAGTTGGGTCTAGGTACCTTATATCTTAATCAAATCAGTAGTTCTCCTGATTTTAACTTTACTGCCGGAGAAAGGGATTTATGGGAGGTTCTATCTTACCAACCCATGTCCTTGGAACAGCTGGTTGAGGCAAGTAAATTATCACCGCAGGATACGGCAGCTGCCATTACCATGTTAGAGATTAAGGGATTAGTAAGACTTTTACCGGGGAAAGTGTATGTTAAAGCAAAGCTCTAA
- the topA gene encoding type I DNA topoisomerase → MGCTNLSKTLVIVESPAKAKSIGKYLGRNYTVKASMGHLRDLPKSQFGVDVESNFSPKYIAIRGKGEIIKELRAAVKKADRILLASDPDREGEAIAWHLSKLLDIDENSNCRIEFNEITKQAIQQAVKHPRPIDIDRVNAQQARRILDRLVGYNLSPLLWRKVKKGLSAGRVQSVAVRLIVDREEEIKAFIPEEYWSLTAKFSKTAKSTFEAKLYKYQNKKITIPNQEAMDKILADLKGVSYVVASVTRKEKLRNPAPPFTTSSLQQEASRKLNFTARKTMAVAQQLYEGLELGKEGPVGLVTYIRTDSTRVSKTAVEEAKKFILERFGPAYVPKESRQTVAKGKVQDAHEAIRPTSVERDPETIKEFLTNDQYKLYKLIWSRFLASQMAAAVMDTTSMDIEGGDYLFRATGSIVKFPGFMQVYIEENDDGTKEEEKLLPELAQGDKVEAKSLTPKQHFTQPPPRYTDATLVKVLEEKGIGRPSTYAPIVETIQKRGYVVRENKQFYPTELGIIVVDLLKNYFPDIINIEFTAEMEEKLDQIAEGDQDWVNVLKDFYGPFQQTLATAEEKIGKVQVADEVTDEICEQCGKNMVIKMGRFGKFLACPGFPDCRNTKPLLEPTGVACPRCEGELVLRRSKKGRKFYGCSRYPECDFVTWDVPTNEKCPHCGDLMVEKSSRGKEKILQCVNENCPSNAGVKETKAGQKTKQTTSNK, encoded by the coding sequence ATGGGGTGTACCAATTTGAGTAAAACATTAGTAATCGTAGAATCTCCGGCCAAGGCCAAAAGTATCGGCAAGTATTTAGGTAGAAACTATACGGTTAAAGCTTCTATGGGCCATTTGAGAGACTTACCTAAAAGTCAATTTGGTGTGGATGTGGAAAGTAATTTTTCCCCTAAGTATATTGCTATTAGGGGGAAGGGGGAAATTATCAAAGAACTGCGAGCCGCAGTTAAAAAGGCCGATCGCATCCTGCTTGCCTCCGACCCGGACCGGGAGGGGGAGGCTATTGCCTGGCACTTAAGTAAGCTGCTGGATATTGATGAAAATAGTAACTGTCGCATTGAGTTCAATGAAATAACTAAACAAGCGATTCAACAGGCAGTTAAGCATCCTCGCCCCATCGATATAGACCGGGTTAACGCCCAGCAGGCCCGCCGCATCTTGGACCGCCTGGTGGGTTACAATTTGAGCCCGCTGTTATGGCGTAAAGTAAAAAAAGGACTGTCGGCCGGTAGAGTACAATCGGTGGCAGTGAGATTGATCGTTGACCGGGAAGAGGAGATCAAGGCCTTTATTCCTGAGGAATACTGGTCTTTAACGGCTAAATTTAGTAAGACAGCTAAATCTACCTTTGAGGCCAAACTTTATAAATATCAAAATAAAAAGATTACCATACCCAATCAGGAGGCCATGGATAAAATTCTGGCTGACCTGAAGGGGGTTTCCTACGTTGTTGCCAGCGTTACCAGAAAGGAAAAACTTCGTAACCCGGCACCGCCTTTCACCACTAGCTCCTTACAACAAGAGGCTTCTAGAAAATTAAATTTTACCGCTCGTAAAACAATGGCTGTGGCCCAACAACTGTATGAAGGACTGGAACTGGGTAAAGAAGGACCGGTGGGTTTAGTCACTTATATTCGTACCGATTCAACCAGGGTTTCGAAGACGGCGGTAGAAGAAGCGAAAAAATTTATTCTGGAAAGGTTTGGGCCGGCCTATGTTCCCAAGGAGTCCCGGCAAACTGTGGCCAAGGGCAAGGTACAAGATGCCCACGAGGCCATTCGACCCACCTCGGTGGAACGTGATCCGGAAACTATTAAGGAATTTCTAACCAATGATCAATACAAATTATATAAATTAATTTGGTCCAGATTCCTGGCCAGTCAAATGGCCGCAGCCGTAATGGATACAACCAGTATGGATATTGAGGGCGGTGATTACCTGTTCCGGGCCACCGGTTCTATTGTTAAGTTCCCGGGTTTTATGCAAGTATACATTGAGGAAAATGATGACGGCACCAAAGAAGAGGAAAAATTATTGCCCGAACTGGCTCAAGGGGACAAGGTGGAAGCAAAGTCACTAACCCCCAAGCAACACTTTACTCAACCACCGCCGCGCTACACCGATGCCACATTAGTCAAAGTGTTGGAGGAAAAGGGTATTGGTAGGCCCAGTACCTACGCGCCAATTGTAGAAACTATTCAGAAACGTGGGTACGTAGTCAGGGAAAACAAACAATTTTATCCAACCGAACTGGGTATAATTGTAGTAGATCTATTGAAGAACTATTTTCCGGATATTATTAATATAGAGTTCACCGCAGAGATGGAGGAAAAGCTAGACCAAATTGCTGAGGGTGACCAGGATTGGGTAAATGTTTTGAAGGATTTCTATGGTCCCTTCCAGCAAACGCTAGCAACAGCGGAAGAAAAGATTGGCAAAGTTCAGGTGGCAGACGAAGTTACCGATGAGATTTGTGAACAATGCGGGAAAAACATGGTTATTAAAATGGGGCGTTTTGGTAAATTTCTGGCTTGTCCTGGTTTTCCCGATTGTCGCAACACCAAACCTCTGCTGGAACCAACGGGGGTAGCCTGTCCCAGGTGTGAGGGTGAATTGGTCCTGCGCCGGAGTAAAAAAGGCAGAAAGTTTTATGGTTGCAGCAGGTATCCAGAGTGTGATTTTGTTACCTGGGATGTTCCCACCAATGAAAAATGTCCCCACTGCGGAGATTTGATGGTGGAAAAAAGTAGTCGGGGTAAAGAAAAAATACTACAATGCGTTAACGAGAACTGCCCAAGTAATGCAGGAGTTAAAGAAACCAAAGCGGGCCAAAAGACCAAGCAAACAACCAGTAATAAATAG